In Salinibacterium sp. dk2585, a single window of DNA contains:
- a CDS encoding carbohydrate ABC transporter permease: MAPLLVVNLLVITGPGIASLLYSFTDWDGLGAAEFVGLANYVELFGNPNVLAAISHNLIWTLFFLTVPMGMALLGAFLLSRLRRGQVLFRIVFFIPYVLATVVSAAVWRQLLSPTAGIGAALESLGIDWLAETNFLGDPSLALGSVAFINNWQWWGFLLVLFVAAMQGVDPALYEAARLDGANAWREFWHITLPGIRPTLVFLTLMTIIWSFLVFDYVYILTQGGPAGSTDVLSTVLYRTAFGEQRAGYASAMAMLLTVISAAVVGGYLVLRKRLKWDV, translated from the coding sequence ATGGCGCCCCTTCTCGTCGTCAACCTTCTCGTCATCACAGGGCCGGGCATCGCCTCGCTCCTGTACTCCTTCACGGACTGGGACGGCCTCGGCGCCGCCGAGTTCGTCGGCCTCGCGAACTACGTCGAGCTCTTCGGCAACCCCAATGTGCTCGCAGCGATCAGCCACAACCTCATCTGGACCCTCTTCTTCCTCACGGTCCCCATGGGCATGGCACTGCTCGGCGCCTTCCTGCTCTCGCGCCTGCGCCGCGGCCAGGTGCTCTTCCGCATCGTCTTCTTCATCCCCTACGTGCTCGCGACGGTCGTCTCGGCCGCCGTCTGGCGGCAGCTACTGAGCCCCACGGCGGGCATCGGCGCAGCCCTCGAATCCCTCGGCATCGACTGGCTCGCCGAGACGAACTTCCTCGGCGACCCCTCGCTCGCACTCGGCTCAGTCGCATTCATCAACAACTGGCAGTGGTGGGGCTTCCTGCTCGTGCTCTTCGTCGCCGCAATGCAGGGCGTCGACCCCGCCCTGTATGAGGCCGCACGCCTCGACGGGGCGAACGCATGGCGCGAGTTCTGGCACATCACGCTGCCCGGCATCCGTCCGACCCTCGTGTTCCTGACCCTCATGACGATCATCTGGTCGTTCCTGGTCTTCGACTACGTGTACATCCTCACGCAGGGCGGCCCGGCCGGCTCGACCGATGTGCTCAGCACCGTGCTCTACCGCACGGCCTTCGGTGAACAGCGCGCCGGATACGCCTCCGCCATGGCGATGCTGCTGACCGTCATCAGCGCGGCCGTCGTGGGCGGCTACCTGGTGCTTCGCAAGCGACTGAAGTGGGACGTGTGA
- the acs gene encoding acetate--CoA ligase — translation MSTSTNIRELLVETRSYPAPLSIAASANVTAEAWVEAAADPIAFWEAAAARLDWHEPWHTAYTWEPALRDDGTLQPPKAEWFSGGRLNVAVNCVDRHVASGAGDKVAYHFEGEPGDTRTITYAELQREVAKAAHALTELGIGPGDRVVVYLPVIPETTIITLAIARVGAVHSLVFGGFSAEALRFRIEDTGAKLLVTSDGQFRRGKAVPVKAASDEAASGENQLEHVLVVKRTGETDVPWTEGRDVWWHDVVDRQPETHEPEYFDSEHPLFIIYTSGTTGKPKGLVHTSGGYLAQTSWSHWAIFDSKPDDVYWCTADLAWVTAHTYAIYGPLSNGVTQVMYEGTPDTPEPGRHFEIIERYGVTVYYTAPTLIRTYMTWFPDGLRGYDLSSIRLLGSVGEAINPEAWVWFRENIGAGQAPIVDTWWQSETGSAIMAPLPGVTTLKPGSVSRALPGLSTRVVDDNGADVAPGAGGYLVVEGTWPSMARTVWGNPQRYLDSYWARFAQQGFFFSGDGGKADAEGDMWVLGRVDDVINVSGHRLSTIEIESSLVAHPLVGEAGVTKATDATTGEAIAAFIVPARTIDHDELAATLRAHIARQIGPVAKPRDIVIVPDLPKTRSGKIMRRLLGDIIDGRPLGDVTSLQDSSVPQAIVAIMESRAASGTRR, via the coding sequence GTGAGCACCAGCACGAACATCCGCGAACTCCTCGTCGAGACCCGCAGTTACCCCGCGCCCTTGTCCATCGCGGCGAGCGCCAACGTCACCGCCGAGGCGTGGGTGGAAGCCGCGGCCGACCCGATCGCGTTCTGGGAGGCCGCCGCGGCGAGGCTCGACTGGCACGAGCCCTGGCACACTGCCTACACGTGGGAACCCGCGCTGCGAGACGACGGCACGCTCCAGCCGCCCAAGGCGGAGTGGTTCTCGGGTGGCCGCCTCAACGTTGCCGTGAACTGCGTCGACCGGCACGTGGCATCCGGGGCTGGCGACAAGGTCGCCTATCACTTCGAGGGCGAGCCCGGCGATACCCGCACGATCACCTACGCCGAGCTGCAGCGGGAGGTCGCAAAGGCCGCGCACGCCCTGACCGAGCTGGGCATCGGCCCCGGTGACCGGGTCGTGGTCTACCTCCCAGTCATCCCCGAGACGACGATCATCACACTCGCGATCGCGCGCGTCGGTGCCGTGCACTCGCTCGTGTTCGGGGGCTTCAGCGCGGAGGCGCTCAGGTTCCGCATCGAGGACACGGGCGCGAAGCTGCTCGTCACGAGCGACGGGCAGTTCCGCCGGGGCAAGGCCGTGCCCGTGAAGGCCGCCTCGGACGAGGCCGCGAGTGGCGAGAACCAGCTCGAGCACGTGCTCGTCGTCAAGCGAACAGGCGAGACGGATGTCCCGTGGACGGAGGGCCGCGACGTCTGGTGGCACGACGTGGTCGACCGGCAGCCCGAGACGCACGAGCCGGAATACTTCGACTCCGAGCATCCGCTGTTCATCATTTACACCTCCGGCACGACGGGAAAGCCGAAGGGCCTCGTGCACACGAGCGGCGGATACCTCGCGCAGACCTCCTGGAGCCACTGGGCGATCTTCGACAGCAAGCCCGACGACGTGTACTGGTGCACGGCCGACCTCGCCTGGGTCACCGCCCACACCTACGCGATCTACGGTCCGCTCTCGAACGGCGTCACACAGGTCATGTACGAGGGCACGCCAGACACCCCCGAGCCCGGCCGGCACTTCGAGATCATCGAGCGCTACGGCGTGACCGTCTACTACACGGCGCCGACGCTCATCCGCACCTACATGACGTGGTTCCCGGACGGGCTGAGGGGCTACGACCTGTCGAGCATCCGACTGCTCGGCTCGGTCGGTGAGGCGATCAACCCGGAGGCGTGGGTGTGGTTCCGCGAGAACATCGGCGCGGGGCAGGCCCCCATCGTCGACACGTGGTGGCAGTCCGAGACGGGCTCGGCGATCATGGCGCCGCTCCCCGGAGTGACGACGCTCAAGCCCGGCTCGGTCAGCCGCGCCCTGCCCGGACTGAGCACCCGTGTCGTCGATGACAACGGTGCGGATGTCGCGCCCGGCGCCGGCGGCTACCTCGTCGTCGAGGGCACCTGGCCGTCCATGGCCCGCACGGTGTGGGGCAACCCGCAGCGCTACCTCGACTCCTACTGGGCACGCTTCGCGCAGCAGGGGTTCTTCTTCTCCGGCGACGGCGGCAAGGCCGACGCCGAGGGCGACATGTGGGTGCTCGGCCGCGTCGACGACGTCATCAACGTCTCGGGTCACCGCCTCTCGACCATCGAGATCGAGTCGTCGCTCGTCGCGCATCCGCTCGTCGGCGAAGCGGGCGTGACCAAGGCGACGGATGCCACGACCGGCGAGGCCATCGCTGCTTTCATCGTGCCCGCCCGCACGATCGACCACGACGAGCTCGCGGCAACCCTGCGCGCGCACATCGCACGCCAGATCGGACCCGTCGCGAAACCGCGCGACATCGTCATCGTGCCCGACCTGCCGAAGACCCGCTCGGGCAAGATCATGCGCCGCCTGCTGGGCGACATCATCGACGGGCGACCCCTCGGCGATGTCACCTCGCTGCAGGATTCGAGCGTTCCACAGGCCATCGTGGCGATCATGGAATCTCGCGCGGCAAGCGGGACGCGACGCTAG
- a CDS encoding carbohydrate ABC transporter permease: MTAATEIRPMRPRRRGEARPFTWLILVVLALYSIGPLFVFFGNALKSPTEISESPLGLPQEWRWENFALAWQDAEMGQGILNSLVISLSTALGVCVIASAAAYALTVLPLPGKGGWILFLLVSISLPIQMFLVPLLSWWSTIGLYNTQFGLIVIYWAVYSPFATLLLRSFLIAIPPEYSEAARLDGAGELRLFGQVIIPMIKPGLLTAALIAGLQAYNEFLLAVTFIQDSERLPVSLSLFAFQQNFSPNWALVSAAGLIMAIPIIVIFVLLQRRFIDGYVQGGMAN; the protein is encoded by the coding sequence ATGACCGCAGCAACCGAGATCCGCCCGATGCGGCCGCGTCGCCGCGGCGAGGCGAGGCCCTTCACGTGGCTCATCCTCGTCGTGCTCGCGCTGTACTCGATCGGCCCACTCTTCGTGTTCTTCGGCAACGCGCTCAAGTCGCCGACCGAGATCAGCGAGTCGCCCCTGGGCCTGCCGCAGGAGTGGCGCTGGGAGAACTTCGCGCTCGCCTGGCAGGACGCCGAGATGGGTCAGGGCATCCTCAACTCCCTCGTCATCTCACTGTCGACCGCGCTGGGCGTCTGCGTCATCGCCTCGGCCGCCGCCTATGCACTCACGGTGCTGCCGCTGCCGGGCAAGGGCGGGTGGATCCTCTTCCTGCTCGTGTCGATCTCGCTGCCCATCCAGATGTTCCTCGTGCCCTTGCTGAGCTGGTGGTCGACCATCGGCCTCTACAACACGCAGTTCGGGCTCATCGTCATCTACTGGGCCGTCTACAGCCCCTTCGCGACGCTGCTGCTGAGGTCGTTCCTCATCGCGATCCCGCCGGAGTACTCCGAGGCGGCGCGCCTTGACGGCGCGGGCGAGCTGCGACTCTTCGGGCAGGTCATCATTCCCATGATTAAGCCGGGACTCCTGACGGCCGCCCTCATCGCGGGCCTCCAGGCCTACAACGAGTTCCTCCTCGCCGTGACCTTCATCCAGGACTCCGAGCGCCTGCCCGTCTCGCTCTCCCTCTTCGCCTTCCAGCAGAACTTCTCACCCAACTGGGCGCTCGTGAGCGCCGCCGGGCTCATCATGGCCATCCCGATCATCGTGATCTTCGTGCTGCTCCAGCGACGCTTCATCGACGGCTACGTGCAGGGGGGAATGGCCAATTGA
- a CDS encoding GntR family transcriptional regulator, with amino-acid sequence MSSDAEVTTSPVVATVYEHLLDSITRGDLQPGDRISDAELAKEFGVSRTPVREAIQRLRDIGVIEASANRFTRVAVVAPEQTAKAMTVWIALFCALVDEVVENAASETADAMESDHEAFLSALAREDYPAMARANFDFYDRLAAHSNNEVLTRSLTSVVHMVRLGSLYLPQAIDVSQLSRWQGELLAAVRQRDTESAVAAIEGLKGIQVPLG; translated from the coding sequence GTGAGCAGCGACGCCGAAGTGACCACGAGCCCGGTAGTTGCGACTGTCTACGAGCACCTCCTCGACTCCATCACGAGGGGTGACCTGCAGCCGGGAGATCGCATCAGCGACGCCGAGCTGGCGAAGGAGTTCGGGGTGTCACGCACCCCCGTGCGGGAGGCGATCCAGCGCCTGCGCGACATCGGAGTGATCGAGGCCTCCGCCAACCGCTTCACGCGGGTTGCCGTCGTCGCACCCGAGCAGACCGCCAAGGCGATGACGGTGTGGATCGCGCTGTTCTGCGCACTCGTCGACGAGGTCGTCGAGAACGCCGCGAGCGAGACGGCCGACGCCATGGAGAGCGACCACGAGGCCTTCCTCTCAGCGCTCGCACGTGAGGACTACCCCGCAATGGCGCGGGCGAACTTCGACTTCTACGACCGACTTGCCGCCCACAGCAACAACGAGGTGCTCACGCGCTCGCTCACGAGCGTCGTGCACATGGTTCGGCTCGGCAGCCTCTACCTTCCCCAGGCCATCGATGTGTCGCAGCTCTCACGCTGGCAGGGCGAACTCCTCGCTGCCGTGCGGCAGCGTGACACCGAGTCCGCGGTTGCCGCCATCGAAGGGCTGAAGGGCATCCAGGTCCCCCTCGGCTGA
- a CDS encoding alpha/beta fold hydrolase, protein MARFDVDGASIYYETDGDPAAPALLLIHAGIATLRMWDPIVPALADDHHVIRFDCRGFGETATPDVEFSNRADAIALLDHVAVEKATLIGCSRGGQIALDTAIEYPSRVRGLVTVGGGVSGFPDIELTAEEDELVDRMDVAFEQAEWETLNRLEVELWAFGVRRDQGSLDPDFVRTAYQLNQPNLAHVLEKPVPIPLEPPAYDRLVDVTVPSLVMVGDHDLSEVLLNYEYQLSALPNADGARFPDAAHLPSVEQPKEFVRVLRRWLAEHDL, encoded by the coding sequence ATGGCGCGATTCGACGTTGACGGAGCCTCCATCTACTACGAGACGGATGGCGACCCTGCCGCGCCGGCGCTGCTGCTCATCCACGCCGGCATCGCGACACTCCGCATGTGGGACCCCATCGTGCCGGCCCTCGCAGACGACCACCACGTCATCCGCTTCGACTGCAGGGGCTTCGGCGAGACGGCGACGCCCGACGTCGAGTTCTCCAATCGTGCCGACGCGATCGCCCTTCTTGACCACGTTGCGGTCGAGAAGGCGACGCTCATCGGATGCTCGCGTGGCGGCCAGATCGCGCTCGACACGGCGATCGAGTACCCCTCCCGGGTGAGGGGGCTCGTCACGGTGGGCGGCGGGGTGAGCGGATTCCCCGACATCGAGCTCACGGCGGAGGAGGACGAACTCGTCGACCGCATGGACGTGGCTTTCGAGCAGGCCGAGTGGGAGACGCTGAACCGCCTCGAGGTCGAGCTCTGGGCATTCGGGGTGCGGCGCGACCAGGGCTCGCTCGACCCCGACTTCGTGCGCACGGCCTACCAGCTCAACCAGCCGAACCTTGCGCACGTGCTCGAGAAGCCCGTGCCCATTCCGCTTGAGCCTCCCGCCTACGACCGACTGGTCGACGTGACCGTGCCGTCGCTGGTCATGGTGGGCGACCACGATCTCAGCGAGGTGCTCCTCAACTACGAGTACCAGTTGTCGGCGCTGCCGAATGCGGATGGGGCGCGGTTCCCCGACGCGGCGCACCTGCCCTCGGTCGAGCAGCCGAAGGAGTTCGTGCGGGTGCTGCGGCGCTGGCTCGCAGAGCACGACCTCTAG
- a CDS encoding ribokinase, with the protein MGSSNLDLVVRVPRLPRGGETVAASPVARHPGGKGANQAVAIARLGAPVTLLSAIGDDEAGRTLRASAGVAGVDGSNLVVLPQHPSGVAFITVDDSSENMIVVSPGANSGLLPAHLEAREALFERAAVVGVSLEIPIETAQSACALARWHGATVVLNASPLTEDAHPLLGQCDVLVVNEHECAAITGVADDDPDALAAALGGLGVRRAVVTRGARGSLVLEHLDTQQATASVVEAHAVEAVDTTGCGDAFAGALMARLARGDGLRDAAAAASLVAAYAATREGAQASYPTAEQLWDFAQR; encoded by the coding sequence GTGGGGTCGAGCAATCTCGACCTCGTCGTGAGGGTGCCCCGTCTGCCGCGTGGTGGGGAAACCGTCGCCGCGTCCCCCGTCGCGCGCCATCCCGGCGGCAAGGGCGCCAACCAGGCGGTCGCCATTGCGCGCCTCGGGGCACCCGTCACGCTGCTGTCGGCCATCGGCGACGATGAGGCGGGCCGCACGCTGCGCGCCTCGGCAGGGGTCGCGGGGGTCGACGGGAGCAACCTCGTCGTGCTGCCGCAGCATCCGAGCGGCGTCGCGTTCATCACGGTCGACGACTCGTCCGAGAACATGATCGTCGTCTCGCCGGGCGCGAACTCGGGCTTGTTGCCCGCGCACCTCGAGGCGCGCGAGGCCCTCTTCGAGCGCGCCGCCGTCGTCGGGGTCTCGCTCGAGATCCCCATCGAGACGGCCCAGTCGGCGTGCGCCCTCGCCCGCTGGCACGGGGCCACCGTCGTGCTCAACGCGTCGCCGCTGACGGAGGACGCGCATCCGCTGCTCGGCCAGTGCGACGTGCTCGTCGTCAACGAGCACGAGTGCGCCGCCATCACGGGGGTCGCAGATGATGACCCCGACGCGCTCGCGGCGGCGCTCGGCGGGCTCGGCGTGCGCCGCGCCGTCGTGACGCGGGGAGCGCGCGGCTCCCTCGTGCTCGAACACCTCGACACCCAGCAGGCGACCGCGAGCGTGGTGGAGGCGCATGCGGTCGAGGCCGTCGACACGACGGGATGCGGCGATGCCTTCGCAGGCGCGCTCATGGCACGACTGGCCCGGGGCGACGGGCTGCGGGACGCCGCTGCAGCCGCGTCACTCGTCGCCGCCTACGCCGCCACGCGGGAGGGCGCCCAGGCGTCGTACCCAACCGCTGAGCAACTGTGGGACTTCGCCCAGCGCTGA
- a CDS encoding sensor histidine kinase: protein MTDDWVRPLPNSTGVRRDALGALVMAIGATLSLMLYTRVGIYEEPAPLWLSVIVIAALTLPLALRRRHPEAVVVVVAIAFYLGQQFAVPELLVSQIAMFVAIYSVGAWSRSRRAANIVRLLIVVFMFGWIAVNLIITVSDPELLPDVSRSGVFSAFASFALINFATNVLYFGGAWYFGNHMWAAARERAELRRRTAELAEEREHSMQQAVALDRVRIARELHDVVAHHVSVMGVQAGAARRVLERDPAMASESLEVIESSARSAVDELHRLLTTLRDPGSTETAETDVAAEASSTRGLEQLELLVESTRTAGTPTNLVIVGEPHPVTTIVGFTLYRVAQEALTNVRKHAGDGATAEVRLRYLGDRVELEVTDTGLGRGLSRGRGSGLGHLGMRERLTAVGGTLETGPRSRGGYLVRAVVPLGGTAAPQPVLAGATA, encoded by the coding sequence ATGACAGACGACTGGGTGCGGCCGCTGCCCAACAGCACCGGCGTGCGCCGGGACGCCCTCGGGGCGCTCGTGATGGCGATCGGCGCGACGCTGAGCCTCATGCTCTACACGCGCGTCGGCATCTATGAGGAGCCGGCGCCCCTCTGGCTCAGTGTGATCGTCATCGCGGCGCTGACGCTGCCGCTCGCGCTGCGTCGCCGCCACCCCGAGGCGGTCGTCGTGGTCGTCGCGATCGCGTTCTACCTCGGCCAGCAGTTCGCGGTGCCCGAGCTGCTCGTGAGCCAGATCGCCATGTTCGTCGCGATCTACAGCGTCGGCGCCTGGTCGCGCAGTCGCCGGGCCGCGAATATCGTGCGCCTGCTCATCGTCGTCTTCATGTTCGGCTGGATCGCCGTCAACCTCATCATCACGGTCAGCGACCCCGAACTGCTGCCGGATGTCTCGCGCTCGGGCGTCTTCTCGGCGTTCGCGTCGTTCGCGCTCATCAACTTCGCGACCAACGTGCTGTACTTCGGCGGTGCCTGGTACTTCGGCAATCACATGTGGGCGGCCGCGCGGGAACGAGCCGAGCTCCGACGTCGCACGGCTGAGCTGGCCGAGGAGCGGGAGCACAGCATGCAGCAGGCCGTCGCGCTCGACCGCGTGCGCATCGCCCGCGAGCTGCACGACGTCGTCGCCCACCACGTCTCCGTCATGGGAGTGCAGGCGGGTGCAGCCCGACGCGTGCTCGAGCGGGACCCCGCCATGGCGAGTGAGTCGCTCGAGGTCATCGAGTCGAGCGCCCGCTCCGCCGTCGACGAGCTGCACCGCCTGCTCACGACCCTGCGCGATCCCGGCTCCACCGAGACGGCAGAGACGGATGTCGCGGCCGAAGCCTCCTCGACGCGCGGCCTCGAGCAGCTCGAGCTGCTCGTCGAATCCACGCGCACGGCGGGAACGCCCACGAACCTCGTCATCGTCGGGGAACCGCATCCCGTCACCACCATCGTCGGTTTCACCCTCTACCGCGTGGCGCAGGAAGCGCTGACGAATGTGCGCAAGCACGCCGGCGACGGGGCGACCGCGGAGGTGCGCCTGCGCTACCTCGGCGACCGCGTAGAGCTGGAGGTCACCGACACGGGACTCGGCCGAGGGCTCAGCCGCGGGCGTGGCTCAGGCCTCGGACACCTCGGCATGCGGGAGCGCCTCACCGCCGTCGGCGGCACCCTCGAGACCGGCCCCCGCTCGCGGGGCGGCTACCTCGTGCGCGCCGTCGTTCCCCTCGGCGGCACCGCGGCACCCCAGCCCGTGCTCGCGGGGGCGACCGCGTGA
- a CDS encoding response regulator transcription factor gives MTRVLLVDDQDLVRAGFKTILQSEPGIEVVGEAANGADAVERARELQPDVICMDVQMPGMDGLEATRMLVADASVTAGVLILTTFDRDDYLFEALQAGASGFLLKNARAEELIDAVTIVARGDALLSPTVTRRVISRFAAEAPAAAAPPAKPVDTDAVRDLTDRELEVLKLMAAGLSNSEIAGRLYVGEATVKTHVSKVLMKLGLRDRIQAVIFAYEHGLAG, from the coding sequence GTGACCCGCGTGCTGCTGGTCGACGACCAGGACCTCGTGCGGGCCGGGTTCAAGACCATTCTCCAGAGCGAGCCCGGCATCGAGGTCGTCGGCGAGGCCGCCAACGGGGCCGACGCGGTCGAGCGGGCGCGCGAACTCCAGCCCGACGTGATCTGCATGGACGTGCAGATGCCGGGGATGGACGGGCTCGAGGCGACGCGGATGCTCGTGGCCGACGCATCCGTCACGGCCGGCGTGCTCATCCTCACGACCTTCGACCGCGACGACTACCTGTTCGAGGCGCTGCAGGCCGGGGCATCCGGGTTCCTGCTGAAAAACGCCCGCGCCGAGGAACTCATCGACGCCGTCACGATCGTCGCCCGCGGGGACGCCCTGCTCTCGCCGACCGTGACGAGGCGAGTCATCTCACGGTTCGCGGCGGAGGCGCCCGCGGCAGCCGCTCCTCCCGCGAAGCCGGTCGACACTGACGCCGTGCGCGACCTCACCGATCGTGAACTCGAGGTGCTCAAGCTCATGGCCGCCGGGCTCTCGAACTCCGAGATCGCCGGCCGGCTCTACGTGGGTGAGGCGACCGTCAAGACCCACGTGTCGAAGGTGCTCATGAAGCTGGGGCTGCGCGACCGCATCCAGGCGGTCATTTTCGCGTACGAGCACGGCCTCGCGGGCTAG
- a CDS encoding ABC transporter substrate-binding protein, translated as MSTRTRRSAILTAAATAGVLLLSACSSGSSADDGSITYWGAFSSTDTEKYFDEHFIEAFNEESETTVSMEVKQLQNLASLTDTAVSAGRGADVVYTGGPASALRFATAARVESLDDYAAEYGWEDKLLPWALEASRVDGELYSVPVSYGSVVMFYNPATFEEHGWTVPTTAEEFEDVATQALEAGLIPVGAGNSGYQAQSEWYLTAVLNAAVGPQKLYDTLTGEAEFTDPEYVSAIENFATQIQDGWWGGGANRYFTNTDTDMFTGLANGKVAMYITGTWSFGSADTFFGEAAGNDATWDWAPLPAMSDSVEPGVFPLAIGTTLSINSVSKNKDGAAEFIDSFISAPEKSFGYLAATGENPPPLQESASSYEGEIDERVMRLYDAIPATSNLGYASWTFFPAATDTYLYTEFDKVITGDLSAEDYLAGLQAAFAKELADGKVIVPFAPAA; from the coding sequence ATGTCCACGAGAACCCGGCGTTCCGCCATTCTCACGGCAGCCGCCACAGCTGGCGTGCTGCTCCTCTCAGCTTGCTCCTCGGGCAGCTCCGCCGACGACGGCTCCATCACCTACTGGGGTGCCTTCTCGAGCACCGACACCGAGAAGTACTTCGATGAGCACTTCATCGAGGCCTTCAACGAGGAGTCTGAGACCACGGTCTCCATGGAGGTCAAGCAGCTGCAGAACCTCGCCTCCCTCACCGACACGGCCGTTTCGGCCGGCCGCGGCGCCGACGTCGTCTACACAGGCGGCCCCGCGAGCGCCCTGCGCTTCGCGACCGCCGCGCGCGTCGAGTCTCTCGACGACTACGCGGCCGAGTACGGCTGGGAGGACAAGCTGCTGCCTTGGGCGCTCGAGGCCAGCCGTGTCGACGGCGAGCTCTACTCCGTACCCGTGAGCTACGGCTCCGTCGTCATGTTCTACAACCCCGCGACCTTCGAGGAGCACGGCTGGACCGTGCCCACGACGGCCGAGGAGTTCGAGGATGTCGCAACCCAGGCGCTCGAGGCGGGGCTCATCCCTGTCGGCGCGGGCAACAGCGGCTACCAGGCCCAGAGCGAGTGGTATCTCACGGCGGTCCTCAACGCCGCGGTCGGCCCGCAGAAGCTCTACGACACCCTCACGGGCGAGGCCGAGTTCACCGACCCCGAGTACGTCTCGGCGATCGAGAACTTCGCGACGCAGATCCAGGATGGCTGGTGGGGCGGCGGCGCGAACCGCTACTTCACGAACACCGACACCGACATGTTCACGGGTCTCGCGAACGGCAAGGTCGCGATGTACATCACGGGCACGTGGTCGTTCGGCTCGGCCGACACCTTCTTCGGCGAGGCCGCCGGCAACGACGCGACCTGGGACTGGGCTCCCCTGCCGGCCATGAGCGATTCGGTCGAGCCGGGCGTCTTCCCGCTCGCGATCGGCACGACGCTGTCGATCAACTCGGTATCGAAGAACAAGGACGGCGCGGCGGAGTTCATCGACTCCTTCATCAGCGCGCCCGAGAAGAGCTTCGGCTACCTCGCAGCGACGGGCGAGAACCCGCCGCCCCTCCAGGAGTCGGCCTCCAGCTACGAGGGCGAGATCGACGAGCGGGTCATGCGTCTCTACGATGCAATCCCCGCGACCTCGAACCTCGGCTACGCGAGCTGGACCTTCTTCCCCGCCGCGACGGACACCTACCTCTACACGGAGTTCGACAAGGTCATCACGGGTGACCTGAGCGCCGAGGACTACCTCGCAGGCCTCCAGGCGGCTTTCGCAAAGGAACTTGCCGACGGCAAGGTCATCGTCCCCTTCGCACCGGCGGCCTGA
- a CDS encoding ABC transporter ATP-binding protein encodes MLELNSITRSFGERRVLHDVSFSVARGRMTGFVGGNGAGKTTTMRVMMGVLTPDSGTVTLDGQPISKDARTRFGYMPEERGLYPKMKVAEQITYLGRLHGLSTERAKANTDGLLERLGLGERANDAVESLSLGNQQRAQIAAALVHEPTVLILDEPFSGLDPIAVEVVLNVLKDYAAQGAPVLFSSHQLDIVERLCDDLVVIADGSIRASGSREGLRAEHSGNRYELQVDGDLGWLRDEPGVDVAEFDGGFAVFDADSAETAQRVLRLAMAAGPVKNFTPQHPSLSQIFKEVIQ; translated from the coding sequence ATGCTCGAACTCAACTCGATTACCCGCTCCTTCGGCGAGCGCCGGGTGCTGCACGACGTCTCGTTCTCGGTCGCGCGCGGCCGCATGACCGGCTTCGTCGGCGGCAACGGTGCCGGCAAGACCACGACCATGCGCGTCATGATGGGCGTGCTCACGCCCGACTCCGGCACCGTGACTCTCGACGGCCAGCCCATCAGCAAGGATGCCCGCACCCGTTTCGGCTACATGCCGGAGGAGCGCGGCCTCTACCCCAAGATGAAGGTCGCCGAGCAGATCACCTACCTCGGCCGGCTGCACGGTCTCTCGACCGAGCGGGCGAAAGCCAACACGGATGGCCTGCTCGAGCGCCTCGGCCTCGGCGAGCGCGCGAACGACGCCGTCGAGAGCCTCTCGCTCGGCAACCAGCAGCGCGCCCAGATCGCGGCCGCCCTCGTGCACGAACCGACCGTGCTCATCCTCGACGAGCCCTTCTCGGGCCTCGACCCGATCGCGGTCGAGGTCGTGCTTAACGTGCTCAAGGACTACGCCGCACAGGGCGCCCCCGTACTGTTCTCCTCCCACCAGCTCGACATCGTCGAGCGGCTCTGCGACGACCTCGTCGTGATCGCGGATGGCAGCATCCGGGCCAGCGGCTCCCGCGAGGGCCTGCGCGCCGAGCACTCGGGCAACCGCTACGAGCTGCAGGTCGACGGCGACCTCGGCTGGCTGCGTGACGAGCCGGGCGTCGACGTCGCGGAGTTCGACGGCGGCTTTGCCGTGTTCGACGCCGACTCCGCCGAGACGGCGCAGCGCGTACTGCGGCTCGCAATGGCGGCCGGCCCCGTGAAGAACTTCACCCCGCAGCATCCGTCTCTCTCCCAGATCTTCAAGGAGGTCATCCAGTGA